CTCAGAGCACCTACATGTGTCCATCTCTGGGATGGGGTGTGCTTGACATACTAGGGCATCTGGGGTATCAACACTGATCCTGGGGCCTAAAGCAACTGGGTCATGTCGTTGCATTTCCATGAAGGGTTAGAAAGGAGAAACCatgctgcagcctgctgagaTCCAGGAAAGCTGAATGCACACACGGCTACAGTACTGGGACCCAAACCAGCTGCCTGGCGAATGCCAAGTGTTGGTTCCAAAAGAGCCAatttttttcctggatttttggattcagccactgaaccaataaataaataaataaataaataaaaatcaataaaaaaaaccaacaattttTCGCTCAGTTCTAATCTTCAGTCACCTCTATATCGATAAAGACCAGGCCTATGAGATTTATGAATACAACCCCAATTGGCACTTAGATGAATTAGGTAATAATCTGTATTATCCACACCATGTATATGTTAGTGGACATTAAGCATACATAATATTAAGCACAAATAGTATAGCTGTTACATAGCCTAAATTGGCCTACACCTTAACTATACCCCTATTctcttatgctaagtatcccataacacccTGCATTATCTGAAGTCATCTTTGTCTGAAGTAGATTAGATAGTTGTCCAGATCAGGATAGATGATAATTTTACCACAGCGACAGCTAGGGAATGATTTTCATAGGCCTGTGCTGGAATGACTCTGAGAGGACAAGACTTATGTTTGTTCTGCCCTATTAGAGGCCTAGCAGGTGCTTTTGTGCTCTTTGGTACTTGAAATGCATCAATTCAGACCTAGGAAATAAGAGGTACACCATGgtaccagaaaaacaaggtaCAAAGCTGACTAGTTTGAAATGATGTATGCAGCAtcttttacttgtaaacaggGCAGGTATAAAAAGATGGCTTTAGGAGTATAACtttgggagcacaccttctgcaTAAGGTGGATGTGACATGACTGCATGACATGGCTTCCTTGAGATTGGTATCATTCAGAACCTTTCCCCTGTACAATATTATTACTGGTTTATAGCAATAAACTTGGCTGACAccggttatttggtctcttgaatatatttgATAGTAAACCAAAGTGGGAGAAGCGATTAACTATACAATCCGTCAACTCTAAGGAACACTGTATTGGTTGCAATATAATTAAAGAGAGAATGTTGTCTGTTGGACTGGTTTGTACACGTCAATACTTCGCCATGAGTCAACCTCACATCACCACCCAGCCCCTACTGTATAAGTTAGTAGATACAAAATAGGGGCCAAACCATTCTTTATCTCACTATGGCTCATACGCTCCAACATCGCGCATCTTATAATGATGAGCCAGAGCCAAAGACTTTGttgttaatggaaagactctaagggtatgtctacactgacaacGTTACAGCTCTCCCTGCCAGCGCTTTAACGCGGCTGTGTAGTTGCGGCACCAgcgctgggggagagctctcccagcgctgtaaaaaacccacctccacgaagggaatagctcccagcgtcggggcactgtctacactgccactttacagcgctgaaacttgctgcgctcaggagagtgttttttcacacccctgagtgagctgtaaagtgccagtgtagacaagcccttagtcattgACTACAAGGGGTTTTGTGTAAGGCCCCATACGGGACAGAGGCAACAGATATTTTCTCCACATTTGATATGGGCAAGGATCCTTGTCTCCCCTGCCCGCTCTCAAAATAAACACTCACAGATTACCTTCGTTTTACAATACAGCAATCCATCTCCATCTTTCCCATCCCACATACACAGCATATTCCCTCACTCTGTGGGAGAAGGAACCCCTCACTCTTTCAGCAAAGACCAGAAGGATGAGTGAAAATTAGGTCATCAAGCATCTAagtggggattttcaaaggagcatagAAAGGTTAGCTGCTGAACTCCCTTTGATATTCAAAGGcagctgggtgcctaactccattAAATTTCTAAAAAAATCACAGCCAATGTCAACAAGGAGATTTGAACTTTTTTCATGTGGCAGGTTTAGGGTCTTCTAGGCCTGCATTTGGAGTTCTAGGTCCAGAGATCAGACTGACCTGGGAGCTTTATCCAAGAATTTTTTAACTTGGGAGCATTTCATTTTCTTGTTACTATAAAATAGAATTGACATTGGTTCCCTTTTTTTTGCTATTATTCTAGCAGATCTACTCATCTAATACATCAGAAGAACAGAGATTTCCATTGAGATCAGAAGTTCTGTCTGCATTAATTTCCTTTGAAATGAGACATTCCCTTTTTTCTGTTGCTTTGTCTTTTGGTTCAACAGTTCTCCTATCGCTGTTATTTTCCCTGTGGTATCAGTTGTTTTCCATAACTTCCCCTTTGAATTTAGTAATAAGACTGTCCTTGTactgttgtttttcctttctgaaaataaatattaactttCCTCTATACAATAATTTCAAATTCCCACCAGCAGAACTATCAAGGGAGATTACATCATCTCATATGAAGGAGAAATTACCAACCAGGAGAGACCACAATTTCTGTGAAAGGGAATATCAACAAACTACACCAAGAAGAGCTGTAGGACCCAGACACCCAGATAGGAACCCAAAGCTCAGTTTACTGAGATAATGTAACAATATCAATAGTAGATAAGACTGGAAAATGTAGTGCAAAAACTGTAAACTTATCTCAGGAAATCTGAAgaaagggttagggttaaggtGCAATAGATTATCAGTGTGAAAGGTAAATCAGCACAGTTAAAATGAACTAATTTGATTTAGAAAAGAGAAATGCTTACTCAGGCATCCACCATGTCAGAAACAGTGTGACTGCATGTTCAATCCAGGGGGAAAGTAAATGAAGTTTGATGAGGTGACACTGCACACTATATTCTTCATTGAGATATTATTATgttatgattatagcataattatgaaGCATTTTGTGCAAGATGGGTCAcgtaaggtgtcattggaaacgTTGTGATTTGATTAATATGATTATtctatttctatgcatgtatcatttttgtatctgaagttatgaatatggactatgtatctgtatttcaaatgtagttacaccttgGTAACtcccactaggcaagatgctttcagtctacatatctggttgggaagggcctattcagggtaatgagccattagggaaaacaataggccttaggagaagcttatcccccacctggtgagccttcctgagaacactccagaGAGCCTGTAAGTAATGGTTGCTATGATTCTACAAGGGCaggtgaccagaccacatgactctggactccatcttggggtGTCTTTATTTTTTCACACACTGGTCCAGGCACCAAGTTTTGAAAGAAAGGGTTCCCGCCCTATGCTAAGGCTATAAAAGGCAGGGAGCGATATCAACGGTtcttcttcactccccacacaagaggactCCTGGAAAGACCTAAGGAACAAACTCTGAACTGGGGAAGTGCTTGAagcaggctaaagggattttagcctgtgtatgagaCCTGAGAAACCCTAACTGCAAAGCAAATGCAGCCTGTGCCTTGAGAATCTGCAAGACCGCcggtatcatcagtcagggtgagcaACTGCTCATTCATAGTCAATCGAACCGGTGTGTTatgcttagtttgtgtttttgtttgtatgctggtaatctgctttgatctgtttcctATCCCTTATTGTCACTCAAAATCTGTGttttgtagttaaacttgtttGTCGTTTAACataaaccagtgtgcctttaagtgaaCTATCTTGGGAAAAATCTCAGGTTGGTTAGCACAAGtatgcatattcctctccacattgagggagaggcaaaCGGGGTAACAAATTCCTACTGGTTGGTGTTTTGACCAGGCCAGGGTGGTACAGCTCTGTGGTCCTAGGCTGGAGCTTTTGTGGCTTCTCTATTGTTgattcatgcagtggctggtcagagagcctgcatgaaaatgagctgggtgtgtccctaactgtgtaaatgctggaggaagtgtaggactgggagcGGGTCTGCAAAttgccacagcagcacagtgtcagAGGGAGCCCGACTGGGTGGGCTCAGTGGAACCACAGTTCCAAGTAGCACCCCGTGGGGAAGCCATCAAAAATGGGTAATGGCAAAACATGCCTTAGAAAGAGTAATGGATGGCTCTCAGATTtagaacatgagaacggccagactgggtcagaccaaaggtccatttagcctagtatcctgtcttctgacagtggccaatgccaggtgcttcagagggaacgaacggaagaggtaatcatcaagtgatccatcccctgtcacccattcccttTTTCCTGTACCATGTTATTACTGGTTATTTAGTCTCTTGACtatattttataataaaccaAAGTGAGTGAAGCCATTTACTATACAATTCAGCAACACTAAACAACATTGTATTGGTTGCAATATAATTAAAGAAAGAATGGTATCTGTTGGACTGGTTTGTTCACGTCATCAGATCAATACTTCCCCACGAGTCAACCTCCCATCACCGACCAGACGCCTACTGTATGAGTTGTCATCCTGTTAGTAGATACAAAATAGGGGCCAAGCCATTCTTTATCTCACTATGGCTCACATGCGCCAACATCGCGCATCTCATATTATAATCATGAGCCAGATCCAAAGTCCTTTGTAGTTAGGGGAAAGACTCTCAGTCATTGAGTACAAGGGGTTTTGTGCCAGGCCCCTTACAGGGCAAAGGCAACAGATATTTTCTTCACGTCTGACATGGGCTAGGATCCATGTCTCCCCTGCCCACTCTCAAAATAAACTGTCACAGACTATATTCATGTTTTACAGTAGAGCAATCCATCTCCACCTTTCCCATCCCACAGACACAGCATATTCCTTCACATCAatgttccctttatttttttctatccATGTGCAGAGTGAATTTTGTTATGCGCACCAATatagaggtgatgtgtgacaccagtaaaaacaaaaaaaacgtagctataatatatatttttgaaaagttaccatagggataattactccatccaggacaggttaggcattttaatACTAACTagtcaaagaattaaatttaagcataagagagaaataaaattatgtaatgcacagaccagtcaaaaacTGCAATAACAGCACTTGGAAAGAATGAAATTTCAGAGAATacatgtgcattgcaggaagaaACAACAACaccacaagtatgtgttgggaggtgagtgtgaaagagacagtgtgtgtatgtgtgagagacacaaagactgtgtgtgtgtgtgtgtgtgtgtgtgagagagagagagacagtgcgtgtgtcagagacagaatgtatgtgtgtgtgtgagagacacagagacagtgttcagagtagcagccgtgttagtctgtatctgcaaaaagaaaaggaggacttgtggcaccttatagactaaccaatttatttgagcataagcttgaagtgagctgtagctcacgaaagcttagagacagtgtgtgtgtctgagtgagagagagacacagagacagagtGTGAGTGTGCCAGCTGCTGGGGACACGTAGGAGAGACCGTGCTTTGTCTTTTTAAGGCACTCCCACCAGAAAGCTGAGACCGAAGCAGCTTTCAGAAGCTCTctgctcctgagccctgtcccccgCTCCTGCTCTGCGGAGATGGGGTACGTCGgcaggggagagtgggggaggggacaccctgacatcagtgcccctcctgccccctgtgctctgcacagcaagcagcaggGTCCCGGGAGCCGCTTGCAAGGGGCcccaaggcagagagcaggagcaatgtggctgcagagcagtggggggaagggtacCTGAACACACGCCACCCTGGGCGGCTCTGCTAATCAGTGCACGTCACTTGATTCACTCCTGCTCAGTTGCacagccacgcagcttagagggaacacttTATCTTTTCTCTGTGCAATAATTTCAAATTTCCACTAGCAGAACTATCAAGGAAGATTACATCATCTCACATGAAGGCGAAATTACCAACCGGGGGAGACCACAATTTCTGTGACAGGGAATAACAACAAAATACACCAAGGAGCACTGTAGGATCCAGACATCCAAGTAGTAACCCAAAGCTCAGTTTGCTGAGATAATTGAAGACTATCAAGAGTAGAAGATACTGGAAAATGTAGTGCAAAGACTATAAACTTATCTCAGAAAATCTGAAGGAAGGGTTATGGTTAGGGGGCAGCTGGCAATAGACTATCCGTGTGACAGATAAAGCAGCacagttaaaatgaaataatttagaaaagaaaaatacctgCTCAGGTACctgatttagaaaagaaaaatacctgCTCAGGCATCTAGTGTGTCAGAAAGAATAGGATTGCTTGTTCAATCCAGGGGGAATGTAAATAAAAGTAGAAGGGTTAAAGCAAAACATGtccaggaaagaaaaatgaatggcTCTCAGATTTAGAaagtaaaaacataagaacggccatactgggtcagagcaaaggtccatctagcccagtatcctgtcttccgacagtggccagtcccaggtgtcccagagggaatgaacagaacaggtaatcatcaagtgacccattccctgtcacccattcccagcttctggcaaacaaaggctagggacaccatccctgcccatcctgacgaACAGtccttgatggacctatcctccatgactttatctAATTTATTGACTCCTTGTGTGTACATTTTATTGCTCGTAAaattatgaaacaaaaaaaattgtctgtcttctctgtgtgtgtgtgtttttctggaTTTCCATTTTTTGGTCAGACATTTATGTTGCACTAGTGTCAATGTACCATCGCCACTCCTGGTGTAGGCATAGTTCATATGGGTGCATCATAACTCAGTGGATGAAGAGATCAGATGGCAGGATATATCAAGAAGCGTGTAGaggaaaagcaaagaagagaTTTCAGACTTATTGGCTCTGATACCTTTTCTTTAACTGCAAGGATCTGCTACTTCTCTTTAAACAGATCTGTATTTTATTGTTCATAAAATTTGGAGAAAGaaacaatctctctctttctctctctgtatttttgTCTCATTCTGTCTATGTatctcttccttttttctcccatttttcatttttctccagGCACATTCTCCCTTCTGGATAAAAATGACTCTCTTATTTCTCTCTTAATGAGTTTTCATTTTTACCTCACTTACGTTTCTTTATACGGGGTTGGATTCCGATCTCAGTTGCACTTGTGTAAATCCACATGAAGCCGATGCaatttaccctggtgtaactgagaccagGAAACGGCCCGCAGTCTGTGTTTAGGGTTTGTTTGTGTCGTTGTCCATTTCTCAGCTGCATCTATCAACTGGTGCAAATTAAAATTTGAATCTGCTGGGATAGAGGACAGCTGGATAGACCTTCATACAAACCACAGCCTCCTTAGTGTTTCAGTATCTGTCTTATGGGGACTGTCTATACTGCATCTAGGCAGTGTAATTCCCTGCTCTGGTAGACCTACACACACAATCTTTGATTGAGCTATtgagctgaaaatagcagtgtagccttGGCAGCACAGACTAGCTGCCCGAGCCTAATCCCATCTGAGATCCCAGCTACGTACACAGGTAGCCATCCCAAAGGGCTGCATGTGCTGCCATGTTCTCACTGCTTGTTTTATCctgctagcttgatcaaagcttgTGCATGTACATCTACCCAAggtggaaattacacctcccagctgctggggagatgTACCCATGGTTGAACTCTAAATATCTTTCATTTCCAATCTATTGATCTTTTGTTATGTCTTCTAGATTTCTTGATGTGACACTGATATGATAAAGATAtttcaaaatcccagcctaaaagtATTTAAAGTTGAAGAGAGCCAAGGGAGTTAGATGGGACGTTTCCGTAATTCAGTAGGGTTCCATGCTCTTATTTCAGCTATATTGGAAGCTGAACCTCTTAAGGATAGGAGTCTTCCCTCTGTTTTTTGACAACTTCACTTTCCAGTGGAGAGATGCAGTGGCACGAGGTTACCTGCTCCAGGTTTCTGCCAGTGTAACCGACAGCACAACCTGACTGCGTGCACTCAATCAATATTTAATGGTCTTCTGTTTCTAGATACATATTATGGAGAAAGCAGAAGTAAGAAATCAAACGCCCATTGTAGAATTCATCCTCTTAGGATTTGGGAATGTCCCTGAACTGCAGACCCTTCTCTTCCTCGTGTTTCTAGTGATCTACATTGTGACTGTCTCCGGAAACATCCTCTTCGTTGCACTAGTTGTGGCTGATCAGCAACTTCACATCCCCATGTACTTTTTACTGGGGAACCTGTCCTGCCTGGAGATCTGCTAcacctccaccatcctgcccaggctgctggccagtctcctgactggggacagaaccatttctgtTAAGGGCTGCATTGTGCAATTATATTTCTTTGGTATCCTGACAAATACAGAAAATCTGCTGCTCACGGCAATGTCTTATGATCGGTATTTAGCGATATGCAATCCACTCCGTTATGCTGCTCTGATGAATGGCAGGGTTTGTTGGCAGCTTGTGGCAGGGGCCTGGATAAGTAGCTTACTGCTCTGCACCAtagtaaatattttcttcttccaatTAACATTCTGTGATTCCAAAGAAATTGACCATTTCTTTTGCGATTTTTCACCCATGATAAAGCTGTCCTGTGTTGACACCCAGACTCTGGAACTGTTGACATTTATTATCGCTGTCATAGGGACATTTGTGCCCTTTCTTCTGACTCTGACATCCTACATTTGTATCATCAccaccatcctgagaatcccttccagCATCGGGAGGCAAAAGGCATTTTCCACCTGTTCCTCTCACCTCATTGTGCTTGCAATTTTGTATGTGACCGTATTAACTGTCTATGTAATTCCAACAGCCAACACTCCCAAGGTCCTACAAAAAATATTCTCTGTCTTCTACACAGTCCTGACTCCTATGATCAACCCTGTCATCTATAGCCTGAGAAACAAGGAGGTCAAAGAGTCCCTAAGAAAAGCTATTCTTAAACTAGTATCTTAGTGAAACAGGCATAGAATGTAAAAGTATCAATTTTAGCATATAGTAAATAGAGATGAGGTGATATAGTTTCTTACTTGAGTCCTTGATAGCAGGGTtacccctttctttctttctttctttctttctttctttctttctttctttctttctttctttctcttcctgttaCTCTGCTACTTTTTGAGCATTCATCTTTCATACATTTAATAGACATTTCTTTATACAAAACTTCATACTGTAAGaaacattttttataaaaattggGCTTTTTTTCCAAACTCACTTTTCAGTAAAGCACTCTGGCTCATTCATCCATACATGAACACTATGTCCAAATTCTGCAAGAAGCTTACCATCTTTTGGGTGGTTCTGGGTCTcttccactcccactgaagccaatgaaagtCATTCTCCACTTTTTAGGACCCTCCATTTTCATTTATGCCTCTGAACAGCAGGTGAAAAATATTGCCTCCACAGTGAATGGAGAACTTTGATTGGGCAGTATTCTATGCAGATCTGTAGCTGggtaaacaaaaaatgaaagtcTGGGG
This portion of the Chelonia mydas isolate rCheMyd1 chromosome 13, rCheMyd1.pri.v2, whole genome shotgun sequence genome encodes:
- the LOC102946303 gene encoding olfactory receptor 5V1, whose translation is MEKAEVRNQTPIVEFILLGFGNVPELQTLLFLVFLVIYIVTVSGNILFVALVVADQQLHIPMYFLLGNLSCLEICYTSTILPRLLASLLTGDRTISVKGCIVQLYFFGILTNTENLLLTAMSYDRYLAICNPLRYAALMNGRVCWQLVAGAWISSLLLCTIVNIFFFQLTFCDSKEIDHFFCDFSPMIKLSCVDTQTLELLTFIIAVIGTFVPFLLTLTSYICIITTILRIPSSIGRQKAFSTCSSHLIVLAILYVTVLTVYVIPTANTPKVLQKIFSVFYTVLTPMINPVIYSLRNKEVKESLRKAILKLVS